In Strix uralensis isolate ZFMK-TIS-50842 chromosome 26, bStrUra1, whole genome shotgun sequence, a genomic segment contains:
- the CLDN25 gene encoding claudin-25: MAGSWQAKAQAGGMLLALLGWVSSCVTTVVPLWKSLSLDLNELEVWTMGLWQVCIAHEEGAVECQAHGSFLALPPELRVSRLLMCLSNGLGLLGALLAAAGLEGWRSCQDRPGLKQRLLLAGAAAFGVAALATLAPVSWVAYNTVLDFWDDTVPDIVPRWEFGEATFLGWFAGAFLAAGGLLLACSARSARAATPPVPARRQPPTPRGVAGGHHPHPKNADLVI, encoded by the coding sequence ATGGCCGGGAGCTGGCAGGCCAAGGCGCAGGCCGGGGGGATGCTGCTGGCCCTCCTCGGGTGGGTCTCCTCCTGCGTCACCACCGTTGTGCCGCTCTGGAAGAGCCTCAGCCTGGACCTGAACGAGCTGGAGGTCTGGACCATGGGGCTGTGGCAGGTCTGCATCGCCCATGAGGAGGGAGCGGTCGAGTGCCAAGCCCACGGCTCCTTCCTGGCGCTGCCCCCCGAGCTGCGCGTCTCCCGCCTCCTGATGTGCCTCTCCAacgggctggggctgctgggtgcGCTCCTGGCCGCCGCGGGGCTGGAGGGCTGGCGAAGCTGCCAGGACCGGCCCGGGCTGAAGCAGCGGCTCCTGCTCGCCGGGGCAGCGGCGTTCGGCGTGGCGGCGCTGGCCACCCTGGCGCCGGTCTCCTGGGTTGCCTACAACACCGTCCTCGACTTCTGGGACGACACCGTCCCCGACATCGTCCCCCGGTGGGAATTCGGGGAGGCCACGTTCCTGGGGTGGTTTGCCGGAGCCTTCCTCGCCGCCGGCGGGCTGCTCCTCGCCTGCAGCGCCCGCTCCGCAAGGGCCGCAACGCCGCCGGTCcccgcccgccgccagccccccaccccacggGGTGTGGCCGGGGgccaccacccccaccccaaaaacgCAGACCTGGTCATCTAG
- the USP28 gene encoding ubiquitin carboxyl-terminal hydrolase 28 isoform X8 — MRWFTKLPPVLTFELSRFEFNQSLGQPEKIHTKLEFPQTIYMDRYLYCSKELIQMKREEMKRLKEKMVILQQKLERYMKYGSGPARFPLPDMLRYVLEFIATKPAGAAAPAQGSQTPLPPSQAKPHVLDVLSQPDGILERTDTKTEDGPFFLANSSPQPKSRPVLQASGSPAGLSDHPAPHVVSEDELSLVRTCLQRWRNEIEQDVQDLKESIARITLSIEQMYCDPLLQQVPYRLHAVLVHEGQANAGHYWAFIYDQPRRRWLKYNDISVTESSWEELERDSFGGLKNASAYCLMYISDQVSRLAAAEDEGSEAGQFQKEVEALPPELRHYIQEDNWRLEQEAEEWEEEQSCKIPQMEPSPASESQDLSSESGPDQSSVCEQSMRSLSSEHALIAKEQTAKAIANTAEAYEKNGVEAALCEPKEVEPVKAQLGDRALTVQAEPAQDTKETEAAAQTSSQVSEVEIPSVGKIPVRSDADGYNEEVMLSPAMQGVILAIAKARQTFDRDGSEAGLVKAFHEEYSRLYLLAKETPTPQNDARLQHVLVYFLQNNAPQQVVERTLLEQFADKNLSYDERSISIMKVARAKLREIGPDDVDMEEYKRWHEDYSLFRKVSVYLLTGLELYQNRKYHEALTYLVYAYQSNTKLLLKGTGRGVSESLIALYRRKCLLKLNEVAASLFVSCEEPRVAEGIGILNELIIPCMHLMNNFEISKEDLDAIEVMRNRWCSYLGREDMDAKLQEKLGELLPRLLDCSTEVIVLKEPPKIRPNSPYDLCSRFAAVMESIHGASAVTVK, encoded by the exons CGCTGGTTTACAAAACTCCCACCAGTACTGACCTTTGAACTCTCCCGATTTGAGTTCAATCAGTCCCTAGGACAGCCAGAGAAAATTCACACCAAGCTAGAGTTTCCCCAGACTATTTATATGGACAG GTACCTCTACTGCAGTAAAGAGCTTATTcagatgaagagagaagaaatgaagagatTGAAGGAGAAAATGGTGATTCTGCAGCAGAAACTGGAAAG GTACATGAAATACGGCTCTGGCCCCGCGCGCTTCCCGCTGCCCGACATGCTCCGCTACGTCCTGGAATTCATCGCTACGAAGCCGGCTGGGGCGGCTGCTCCCGCGCAGGGCTCGCAGACACCGCTCCCGCCCTCCCAGGCCAAGCCGCACGTCTTGGACGTGCTTTCACAGCCCGACGG CATACTAGAAAGGACAGATACTAAGACTGAAGACGGACCTTTCTTTTTGGCGAATTCTTCACCGCAGCCAAAGTCACGTCCGGTGCTGCAGGCTTCCGGCTCGCCAGCGGGGCTGTCGGATCATCCAGCTCCTCACGTGGTTTCCGAGGACGAGCTGAGCCTGGTTCGGACGTGTCTGCAGCGATGGAGAAACGAGATTGAACAAGACGTGCAAG ATCTGAAGGAGTCTATTGCCAGAATCACCCTGTCCATTGAACAAATGTACTGTGACCCTCTCCTCCAGCAG GTTCCCTACCGCCTGCACGCGGTCTTGGTACACGAGGGGCAAGCGAACGCTGGTCACTACTGGGCCTTCATCTACGACCAGCCCCGGAGGCGCTGGCTCAAGTACAACGACATCTCGGTGACCGAGTCGTCGTGGGAGGAGCTGGAGAGAGATTCTTTCGGAGGCTTGAAGAACGCCAGTGCCTACTGCCTGATGTACATAAGCGACCAGGTGTCCCGCCTTGCTGCAG CCGAGGACGAGGGCTCCGAGGCTGGGCAGTTTCAGAAGGAAGTGGAAGCCTTGCCCCCAGAGCTGAGGCACTACATCCAGGAGGACAACTGGCGACTcgagcaggaggcagaggagtgggaggaggagCAGTCCTGCAAGATTCCTCAGATGGAGCCTTCACCTGCCTCTGAGTCGCAGGACCTCTCCTCTGAGTCAGGACCAG ATCAGTCGTCAGTCTGTGAGCAGAGCATGCGCTCCCTGTCCTCTGAGCACGCCCTGATCGCCAAGGAGCAGACAGCCAAGGCCATCGCCAACACCGCCGAGGCCTACGAGAAGAACGGCGTGGAGGCTGCTCTCTGCGAG CCCAAGGAGGTAGAACCCGTGAAGGCCCAACTGGGAGACAGAGCCCTTACAGTTCAGGCAGAGCCCGCGCAGGACACTAAGGAGACAGAGGCTGCTGCCCAGACTAGCTCGCAGGTCTCTGAAGTGGAAATCCCCAGTGTGGGGAAGATTCCCGTTAGATCCGATGCAGACGGATATAATGAGGAG GTGATGCTGAGCCCCGCCATGCAAGGTGTCATCCTGGCTATTGCCAAAGCCCGCCAGACCTTTGATCGGGACGGGTCTGAAGCAGGGCTTGTGAAG GCCTTCCACGAGGAGTACTCGCGGCTCTACCTGCTCGCCAAAGAGACCCCGACCCCTCAGAACGACGCCCGCCTGCAGCACGTCCTTGTTTACTTCCTGCAGAACAACGCTCCCCAGCAGGTGGTGGAACGGACCCTTCTGGAGCAGTTCGCAGACAAAAACCTCAGCTATGACGAGAG GTCAATCAGCATTATGAAGGTAGCGCGAGCAAAGCTGAGGGAAATCGGTCCCGACGACGTCGACATGGAGGAGTACAAG CGGTGGCACGAAGACTACAGCCTGTTCCGGAAGGTGTCGGTGTACCTGCTGACAGGGCTGGAGCTGTACCAGAACAGAAA GTACCACGAGGCGCTCACCTACCTGGTCTACGCCTACCAAAGCAACAccaagctgctgctgaagggcACCGGCAGAGGAGTCAGCGAGTCGCTGATCGCCCTGTACAGGCGCAAGTGTCTGCTG AAGCTGAACGAGGTGGCAGCGTCTCTGTTCGTTAGCTGTGAGGAACCTCGTGTGGCAGAGGGCATTGGCATCCTGAACGAGCTGATCATCCCCTGCATGCACCTCATGAACAACTTTGAGATCTCCAAGGAGGACCTGGATGCCATCGAGGTGATGAGAAACCGCTGGTGCTCCTACCTGGGACGAGAGGACATGGACG CCAAGCTGCAGGAGAAGCTGGGCGAGTTGCTGCCCCGGCTCCTCGACTGCTCCACCGAGGTCATTGTCCTGAAAGAGCCCCCGAAGATCCGGCCCAACTCCCCCTACGACCTCTGCAGCCGCTTCGCAGCCGTGATGGAGTCCATCCATGGCGCCTCGGCTGTGACGGTGAAATAG
- the USP28 gene encoding ubiquitin carboxyl-terminal hydrolase 28 isoform X7 produces MVQLFYGTFLTEGVHEGNTFSKIETFGQYPLQVNGYRNLNECLEGAMVEGEMDEATASQSVKYGQERWFTKLPPVLTFELSRFEFNQSLGQPEKIHTKLEFPQTIYMDRYLYCSKELIQMKREEMKRLKEKMVILQQKLERYMKYGSGPARFPLPDMLRYVLEFIATKPAGAAAPAQGSQTPLPPSQAKPHVLDVLSQPDGILERTDTKTEDGPFFLANSSPQPKSRPVLQASGSPAGLSDHPAPHVVSEDELSLVRTCLQRWRNEIEQDVQDLKESIARITLSIEQMYCDPLLQQVPYRLHAVLVHEGQANAGHYWAFIYDQPRRRWLKYNDISVTESSWEELERDSFGGLKNASAYCLMYISDQVSRLAAAEDEGSEAGQFQKEVEALPPELRHYIQEDNWRLEQEAEEWEEEQSCKIPQMEPSPASESQDLSSESGPDQSSVCEQSMRSLSSEHALIAKEQTAKAIANTAEAYEKNGVEAALCEPKEVEPVKAQLGDRALTVQAEPAQDTKETEAAAQTSSQVSEVEIPSVGKIPVRSDADGYNEEVMLSPAMQGVILAIAKARQTFDRDGSEAGLVKAFHEEYSRLYLLAKETPTPQNDARLQHVLVYFLQNNAPQQVVERTLLEQFADKNLSYDERSISIMKVARAKLREIGPDDVDMEEYKRWHEDYSLFRKVSVYLLTGLELYQNRKYHEALTYLVYAYQSNTKLLLKGTGRGVSESLIALYRRKCLLKLNEVAASLFVSCEEPRVAEGIGILNELIIPCMHLMNNFEISKEDLDAIEVMRNRWCSYLGREDMDAKLQEKLGELLPRLLDCSTEVIVLKEPPKIRPNSPYDLCSRFAAVMESIHGASAVTVK; encoded by the exons CGCTGGTTTACAAAACTCCCACCAGTACTGACCTTTGAACTCTCCCGATTTGAGTTCAATCAGTCCCTAGGACAGCCAGAGAAAATTCACACCAAGCTAGAGTTTCCCCAGACTATTTATATGGACAG GTACCTCTACTGCAGTAAAGAGCTTATTcagatgaagagagaagaaatgaagagatTGAAGGAGAAAATGGTGATTCTGCAGCAGAAACTGGAAAG GTACATGAAATACGGCTCTGGCCCCGCGCGCTTCCCGCTGCCCGACATGCTCCGCTACGTCCTGGAATTCATCGCTACGAAGCCGGCTGGGGCGGCTGCTCCCGCGCAGGGCTCGCAGACACCGCTCCCGCCCTCCCAGGCCAAGCCGCACGTCTTGGACGTGCTTTCACAGCCCGACGG CATACTAGAAAGGACAGATACTAAGACTGAAGACGGACCTTTCTTTTTGGCGAATTCTTCACCGCAGCCAAAGTCACGTCCGGTGCTGCAGGCTTCCGGCTCGCCAGCGGGGCTGTCGGATCATCCAGCTCCTCACGTGGTTTCCGAGGACGAGCTGAGCCTGGTTCGGACGTGTCTGCAGCGATGGAGAAACGAGATTGAACAAGACGTGCAAG ATCTGAAGGAGTCTATTGCCAGAATCACCCTGTCCATTGAACAAATGTACTGTGACCCTCTCCTCCAGCAG GTTCCCTACCGCCTGCACGCGGTCTTGGTACACGAGGGGCAAGCGAACGCTGGTCACTACTGGGCCTTCATCTACGACCAGCCCCGGAGGCGCTGGCTCAAGTACAACGACATCTCGGTGACCGAGTCGTCGTGGGAGGAGCTGGAGAGAGATTCTTTCGGAGGCTTGAAGAACGCCAGTGCCTACTGCCTGATGTACATAAGCGACCAGGTGTCCCGCCTTGCTGCAG CCGAGGACGAGGGCTCCGAGGCTGGGCAGTTTCAGAAGGAAGTGGAAGCCTTGCCCCCAGAGCTGAGGCACTACATCCAGGAGGACAACTGGCGACTcgagcaggaggcagaggagtgggaggaggagCAGTCCTGCAAGATTCCTCAGATGGAGCCTTCACCTGCCTCTGAGTCGCAGGACCTCTCCTCTGAGTCAGGACCAG ATCAGTCGTCAGTCTGTGAGCAGAGCATGCGCTCCCTGTCCTCTGAGCACGCCCTGATCGCCAAGGAGCAGACAGCCAAGGCCATCGCCAACACCGCCGAGGCCTACGAGAAGAACGGCGTGGAGGCTGCTCTCTGCGAG CCCAAGGAGGTAGAACCCGTGAAGGCCCAACTGGGAGACAGAGCCCTTACAGTTCAGGCAGAGCCCGCGCAGGACACTAAGGAGACAGAGGCTGCTGCCCAGACTAGCTCGCAGGTCTCTGAAGTGGAAATCCCCAGTGTGGGGAAGATTCCCGTTAGATCCGATGCAGACGGATATAATGAGGAG GTGATGCTGAGCCCCGCCATGCAAGGTGTCATCCTGGCTATTGCCAAAGCCCGCCAGACCTTTGATCGGGACGGGTCTGAAGCAGGGCTTGTGAAG GCCTTCCACGAGGAGTACTCGCGGCTCTACCTGCTCGCCAAAGAGACCCCGACCCCTCAGAACGACGCCCGCCTGCAGCACGTCCTTGTTTACTTCCTGCAGAACAACGCTCCCCAGCAGGTGGTGGAACGGACCCTTCTGGAGCAGTTCGCAGACAAAAACCTCAGCTATGACGAGAG GTCAATCAGCATTATGAAGGTAGCGCGAGCAAAGCTGAGGGAAATCGGTCCCGACGACGTCGACATGGAGGAGTACAAG CGGTGGCACGAAGACTACAGCCTGTTCCGGAAGGTGTCGGTGTACCTGCTGACAGGGCTGGAGCTGTACCAGAACAGAAA GTACCACGAGGCGCTCACCTACCTGGTCTACGCCTACCAAAGCAACAccaagctgctgctgaagggcACCGGCAGAGGAGTCAGCGAGTCGCTGATCGCCCTGTACAGGCGCAAGTGTCTGCTG AAGCTGAACGAGGTGGCAGCGTCTCTGTTCGTTAGCTGTGAGGAACCTCGTGTGGCAGAGGGCATTGGCATCCTGAACGAGCTGATCATCCCCTGCATGCACCTCATGAACAACTTTGAGATCTCCAAGGAGGACCTGGATGCCATCGAGGTGATGAGAAACCGCTGGTGCTCCTACCTGGGACGAGAGGACATGGACG CCAAGCTGCAGGAGAAGCTGGGCGAGTTGCTGCCCCGGCTCCTCGACTGCTCCACCGAGGTCATTGTCCTGAAAGAGCCCCCGAAGATCCGGCCCAACTCCCCCTACGACCTCTGCAGCCGCTTCGCAGCCGTGATGGAGTCCATCCATGGCGCCTCGGCTGTGACGGTGAAATAG